The DNA region ATTTTTGGAGGAAAATGGATTTGCTTAGATTGAAACAGATATTGGCATTTGAAAGGGGAATTGATGGATGTTTAATACCGTTGAAGAGGCGTTAATTGATTTACAGAAAGGCAAGGTTGTTATCGTTTGTGATGATGAGGATAGAGAAAACGAAGGTGATTTTATAGCATTAGCTGAAAAAGCAACACCGGATGTTATTAATTTGATGGCGACGCATGGTAGAGGTTTAATCTGTGTTCCTATTGAGGAGGAGCTCGCTCAAAAGCTAGACCTCCACCAAATGGTAGCTAATAATACAGACACACACGGCACGGCTTTTACAGTGAGTATAGACCATAAATTTTCAACCACTGGAATTTCTGCTTTTGAGCGCTCAGCAACGGTGTTAAGTATGATTGATCCTGATTCTAAAGCATCTGATTTTAAAAGACCTGGTCACGTCTTTCCTTTGGTTGCCAAAAAAGGCGGTGTGTTAAGAAGAACTGGTCACACTGAGGCGGCAACGGATTTAGCAAAACTATGCGGGGCAGCACCTGCAGGGGTAATCTGTGAAATTATGAATACCGATGGAACAATGGCGCGAGTTCCTCAGTTACGAAAAATTGCGGATGAATTAGATGTCAAAATGATTACCATCAAAGATCTAATTGAATATCAAAAAAAGAACGACAGTTTAGAAAATCTTTCTCAAAATAAAATACAGTAAATTAATAGGAGGATTCATCATGGGAAATCTTTTTGAAGGTAATTTAGTTGGTACGGGACTAAAAGTAGGAATCGTTGTCGGACGATTTAATGAATTTATTACAAGTAAATTATTAGGCGGTGCACAAGATGCACTTAAAAGACATGGAATAAGCGATTCTGATGTTGATATTGCCTGGGTTCCAGGAGCATTTGAAATTCCGCTAATTGCTCAAAAAATGGCAAATAGTAAAAAATATGATGCCGTTATCACATTAGGAACGGTCATTCGCGGGTCGACTCCACATTTTGATTATGTGTGTAATGAAGTCGCAAAAGGTGTTTCTGCATTAAATTTAAGCACTGGGATTCCAGTGATATTTGGGGTGTTAACTACTGACTCAATTGAGCAGGCAATTGAAAGGGCAGGTACAAAAGCGGGGAATAAAGGCTGGGACGCAGCTACGTCAGCAATTGAAATGGCTAACCTCTGCAGGAGTATTGATCAATAGTTATTTTTTAAAGTGAAAAGGAAGAGGGACATACATTTATCGTATGTCTTTCTTTATGGAGAAAATCAGCCGAAAACA from Neobacillus sp. FSL H8-0543 includes:
- the ribE gene encoding 6,7-dimethyl-8-ribityllumazine synthase, which produces MGNLFEGNLVGTGLKVGIVVGRFNEFITSKLLGGAQDALKRHGISDSDVDIAWVPGAFEIPLIAQKMANSKKYDAVITLGTVIRGSTPHFDYVCNEVAKGVSALNLSTGIPVIFGVLTTDSIEQAIERAGTKAGNKGWDAATSAIEMANLCRSIDQ